The genomic segment TGCAATACGCAAAGGTGCGGTGGAACCAGGCGATGACCGCGACGAGCAGCGCGATATTGAGCCCGCAGGCCCAGGCAAGATGCATGAGCGGCATGCCCTCCGGCGTGAGGACCGCCCGCATGCCTTCAAAAATGTGGGCCGCGGGGTTCGCCCAGGCGACCGCCTTTAGCCAGACCGGCAATACGTCCATGGGATAGAATACGCAGGAGATTGGCTGAAACAAAAACACCATGCTCCAGGCCAGCACTTCAGCCTCCTGGCCCAACCGCATGATGAGCGAGGTGGTGAAGACCCCGATGATCCAGCCTGTCACCACAAGGCTCACGACGAAGGGAAAGAGCCAGACGCCGATCAGAAAAATATTGTATCCATAGAACAGCCAGGCGCAGACCGCCATCACGATCGACACGCAGGTCACTTTAAACAGGCTCATCATCATGGTCGCGGCGAGAAACTCGCCCGGCTTCAGCGGGCTCGCAAACAGATTCATCAGGTTGCGGGCCCAGAGCTCTTCGAGAAACGAAATCGTCACCCCTTGCTGGGAGCGAAAGAGCATGTCCCAGAGAATCAACGCGCCGAGGAAGAAGGTCACGAACCCCGGCACCTGAGTCTGATAGCGGGCCAGATAGAGGGTAATGAATCCCCAGATGACCAGATCGAGAAACGGCCAGTAGAAAATCTCCATCATCCGGGGCAGGCTCCGGCGATAGAGATAGAGGTGGCGAAGCAGAATGGCCGTGATGCGATGCAGCTTCATGCAGACTCAGTGCTCATGCGAATGGGTGTCGCCGCACCCGCCGCAGTCCCCACAGCCTCGATGCGCGCCGAGCAGTTCGGCTCGCAACTGCCGCACGCCTTCAACCATATGGGATCCCGCCCGCTGCCCATCCGGCGCCCGGCGCGCGGCGAGGGCCAGGAGCGCCAGCGGCACCACGGTCAAACCTGCGGCAAACGCCCCAGTGAGCAGCCAAGGCCCCCCCGCGAGGGCCAGCAGCGCCCCGCCTACCAGCAACGGCGCCATCGCCACGGCAAGACTATTGAGCACCGCCAGCCGGCGGCAGGTCCCGCGCGTGAAGCCGATCAGGCTGACCACCAGCCAATACCATCCCCAACAGGCGCTCAGCAGCAACCCGCCGGCCACGATCCCGACCACCCCCTGTACCAACCATTCCTGCATAGCCGTTCGTTCCTTTACGACGATTCTCTGGCCAGTTTGAGAAACACCTCTTCCAAATCTGCCTGCCCGAACCGGGCGACGATTTCGGCGGCCGTACCCTCGGCCACGATCTTGCCCCGCTGCAAGAAAATGATGCGGTCCGACATGGCTTCCATTTCCTGCATATTGTGCGACGTATAGAGGATGCTGAGCCCCGACGTTCGCCTCGCCTCCTTGAGCAAAGCCCTGATCTTATGCGCGATATCGGGATCGAGGCTCGCCGTCGGCTCATCGAGAAACAGAATCTTCGGCTCCGTCAGCAAGGCCTTGGCCAGCGTCAGCCTCGTCATCTGCCCGGAGGAGAGCTTACGGGTCACCTTCTCACGAAACTCTTCCATCTCCAGCTTCGTGACGATCTCGCCGATCTTCCGTTCAACATCCGCCACCCCATAGAGGCGGGCCACCACCCGAAGGTTCTCCGCCACCGTCAGGGACATCGGCATGGAGATATACGTCGAGGAAAAATTGACCTGCTGGAGAATCTCCTCCCGATGCGACTCCAGATCCAGCCCGAACATGCGGATCGATCCGGCCGTCGGCGTGACCAGCCCCAGCAACATTTGAATGGTCGTCGTCTTGCCAGCCCCGTTCGGCCCCAGCACCCCGAGAATCTCTCCCGGCTTGATGGTAAACGAAATCCCGTTCACCGCCGTGAACGAGCCGAACCGTTTGGTGAGATCGCGGACATCGAGCACAGGCTGCGTCATCGTGGAGGTCTCGCGCATCATTTAAAACAACGCCGCGCTGATTTTTTCAGGAAGATGACAGGTCTCGCACTTCCGGCTGATGGGCTTGCCCTGATGCTCGGTTTTCCCGTCATGGCACCGGAAACAATCGGACAAGGCGCGCGCGCGGAGATACGTGCCCTCGGGATGTTCGGGGTTCCAGGGCTTGCTGTCCGCCGACACATGCCCGCGCGGGATCACGATGGGATAGCCCTTGATCGGCTTCTCGTGCACGACCCCCGAATGACAGGTCGTGCAGCCCTCGCCCTGCCCTCTGACGCCGAACGCGTCCATGTGGGCGCGATGGCTCATCACCAAGCCCACCTCCTTGACCGGCGGAGGCAGATCCCGCGCCGCGATCTCGGAGACCCGCAGAATATTCCGGTGACAGCTCAAGCACACGTCCGAGTCCACCTTGGCCTTGAGATTGTGCGCGTCGGTCGGCGTGCCAAAGAGATAGGTCACGGTATCCTTCGTCCCGTTCCAAGCCTTGTCGTGCAGCCAGCCCTCGACGCCCGGCCGGACATGGCAGGCCACACAGGTGACTTCTTTATGGGACGACGCGGCCCAGCTGTCATAGGAGGGAGCGATGGTGTGGCAACTGGCGCAAAACTTCGGATGATTCGTCAGAGGAATTGCGAGACCGCCGAAGGCGAACGCTCCGGCGACAAGGGCCAGGACGATCGTCGTGTTACGGCTCCAGTTCATGCGCGACGCGAGGAAACCGCTTCATAATGAGGGCGGCCACGCCCGTGACATCGTTCAGATCGAGCACCGGGACAGGCAGGTCGATCGGTTTATCGGAGACGACCGCCAGCAGGCCATCGGGAGACACCGGCACTTCACCGACCTGTTCCCGGATAATGACAATCTTGGGATAGCCCTCGCTCTTCCAGCCTTCGGCAATGATAAGATCGTAGGAGGAATCGAGAAACCGGTCCCGCACTTCCTCCACTTTCATTTCTTCCGGCACATCGGCAAACATCGCCAGACTGCCGCGGGACACCACGACGACGCTGCTGGCTCCCGCCCGCTTGTGCCGCCAGCTGTCCTTGCCTTCGGTATCGAGATCGAATCCATGCCCGGCATGCTTGACCGTGGCCACGCGGTATCCGGCCCGCACCAGCTCGGGAATCACCCGTTCGATCAACGTCGTCTTGCCGCTGTTCGACCGTCCAACGAATGAGACAATGGGCACGGCCATGACTTCAATCCCTTTCCTCTCAACAACAGGACGTCTTATGGCCGCCGCTGTGCGACGGCGCCGCCTGCGTGCTCCACACGGCCCCGCTCAGCAACTGCACCGTCACCAGATCGCCGGGATTCAACCGTTCGACTTCCACCGGAATATCGATCAGGCAATTGGCCTTGACCATGGAGGTCAGAATCCCTGAGCCTTGATCGCCCGTCGTCCGCACCTTGAACACGCCGTCTTCGCGCGTGAGCACGCCGCGAAGAAAATGCCGCCGATCCGTCCGCTTCGAAAATTTTTCCTGGAACACCGCATGGACGACCGGACGGCCGAAGGTGGGATGTCCGCACATCTTCAACATGGCCGGGCGGACCAACTGCTCGAACGTCACCATCGACGAGACCGGGTTGCCGGGCAGGCCGAACGCCAGCTTGCCCTGGATCTTGCCGAACGCCAGCGGCTGGCCGGGGCGGATCGCCAGCTTCCAGAAATTCATCTCGGCGCCCAGATCCCGGAACACGGCCTTGGTGAAGTCATAATCGCCCATCGAGACGCCGCCGGAGAGCACCAGAATATCGGCGTTGAGGCCATGCGAAATCTTTTCCTTCAAGGCGTCGGGCGTGTCCCGCGCAATCCCCAAGAGAAAGGGAATCCCGCCGGCTTCCTGCACGGCCGCCGCAATGCCGTAGCTGTTCGAATTGATGATTTTCTCTTCGCTGAAACGCTCGTCCAGGTCGGCCAGCTCATCGCCTGTCGAAAGAATCGCCACGCGCGGACGCTGGTAGACGAAGACAAAGGACTTGGCCAGAATGGCGAGCATGCCGGCATCGCCGGGGCGAATCTGCGTGCCCTTGGCGATGATGCAGTCGCCTTTTTTCACATCCTCGCCCTTGGGCCGAATGTTGGACCCGCGCGTCTCCGGCTTGAAGACCCGGACCGAGTCCGGCGTATGTTCCGTATCCTCGACCTTGAGCACCGTGTCGGCCCCCTGCGGGATCGGCGCGCCGGTCATGATCCGGATCGCCTGGCCAGGGCCGACCGTCTTGGAGGGCATCTTGCCCGCCGGAACATCTTCGATCACCGTCAGCGTGACCGGCTTCCCAATCGCATGCTCCTGCTTGATGTCCTCCCACCGCACGGCAAACCCGTCCATCGCGCTGTTGTCCCACGGCGGATTGTCGCGCTCGGCCACAATATCTTCACCCAGCACCCGGCCCAGCGAATCCAGGATGGAAATCTTTTCCAGGCCGAGGGTCGGCGTAGCATCGAGCACGATTTTTTGCGCGGCATGGAGCGGGGTCAACCCCGTGGTGGCGTCAGCGGCTTTCACGATCTCACTCCTATCAATGTGGCTGGCGGGGCGCGATCTTCAGCAACGACCCGCTCTTTTTGCAGAAGGCTTCGACCTTGTTCGCAATCTCGTGATAGCACTCGGCCGTGGCCGTGTCCGAATTGAACATGGCATAGGGCTCGCCCGCATCCGACTGCATCACCACTTCGGGGTCGAGCGGAATCCGGCCGAGGAACGGCACGCCCATATCGTTCGCCGACGCTTCGCCTCCGCCCTTGCGGAAGACCTCGATATGGTTGTGGCAATGCGGGCACTCCAGGCCGCTCATGTTTTCCACGATGCCGATGATGGGCACTTCGCTGTCTTTGCAGAAGGTGACCGACTTGCGCGAATCCAGCAGCGCCACTTCCTGCGGCGTCGTGATAATGACGGCTCCGCTGACCTTGCCCAGCAGATCGATCGTCGTCACCGACTCGTTGCCGGTGCCAGGCGGAAGATCGATCAGCAGGAAGTTGAGGTCCTGCCACTCGACGCCGCCCAGCAACTGATTGATGAACTCGTATTTGTACGCGTCGCGCCAGATGATCGGATCGTCCGGGTTCTGGAGCAAGAACGACATCGAGGCGATTTTCAGATTGTAGGCCTGGAAGGGGATGATGCCGCCCGAGGTGCTGATCTTCAGCTTCTGTCCCTCGGCCCCGACCATTTTCGGAATGTTGGGTCCATGAATGTCCATGTCACAAATGCCGACATGCCATCCCTTCAGCGCGAGGCTGACCGCGATATTCGTCGTGCAGGTGCTTTTGCCGACGCCGCCTTTGTTGCTCATGATGAGGACTTTATATTCGATCCGCTCCATGCGCTTCGCGACGAGCCAGCGGCTGTGGCCTTCCTTGTCCTTCTGGCAGGATTCGTTTTCGTCACAAATGGCGCAGGCCCACATATAGGTACAGGCGTCGCTGCCGCCCGAGGTCGGTGTCTGAATGATATTTAACTCACGCGGCATAATGTGTCCTTCTGTATAACGTGAAACTGGGCGGACAGGATCCGCCGCTTACCGGCGCGGGCTCCCGCTCGGCACGGCGACATACTCGCCGTCCGCCGATTTCGGCATCCCGGCTCCGCCGGGGCCGCGTCCTGCAGGACCCGCCGCGGCGGCGGGCGCCTCGGCAGGCTCTTCCGGCGCGGGTTTCCTCTTGTTGAAGAACCCTGCGCTCACGATGCCGACTTCGTAGAAAATGTACATCGGCAGCGCCATCAAACATTGGTTAAACGGGTCCGGTGTCGGGGTCAGAATGGCCGCGATGATGAACGAGCCGAGCAGCGCCCACTTCCGGTAGCGCCGCAAGAACGGCGCATCCACCCAG from the Nitrospira sp. genome contains:
- a CDS encoding ABC transporter permease, encoding MKLHRITAILLRHLYLYRRSLPRMMEIFYWPFLDLVIWGFITLYLARYQTQVPGFVTFFLGALILWDMLFRSQQGVTISFLEELWARNLMNLFASPLKPGEFLAATMMMSLFKVTCVSIVMAVCAWLFYGYNIFLIGVWLFPFVVSLVVTGWIIGVFTTSLIMRLGQEAEVLAWSMVFLFQPISCVFYPMDVLPVWLKAVAWANPAAHIFEGMRAVLTPEGMPLMHLAWACGLNIALLVAVIAWFHRTFAYCKEQGLLVRVGE
- a CDS encoding ABC transporter ATP-binding protein produces the protein MMRETSTMTQPVLDVRDLTKRFGSFTAVNGISFTIKPGEILGVLGPNGAGKTTTIQMLLGLVTPTAGSIRMFGLDLESHREEILQQVNFSSTYISMPMSLTVAENLRVVARLYGVADVERKIGEIVTKLEMEEFREKVTRKLSSGQMTRLTLAKALLTEPKILFLDEPTASLDPDIAHKIRALLKEARRTSGLSILYTSHNMQEMEAMSDRIIFLQRGKIVAEGTAAEIVARFGQADLEEVFLKLARESS
- a CDS encoding NapC/NirT family cytochrome c — encoded protein: MNWSRNTTIVLALVAGAFAFGGLAIPLTNHPKFCASCHTIAPSYDSWAASSHKEVTCVACHVRPGVEGWLHDKAWNGTKDTVTYLFGTPTDAHNLKAKVDSDVCLSCHRNILRVSEIAARDLPPPVKEVGLVMSHRAHMDAFGVRGQGEGCTTCHSGVVHEKPIKGYPIVIPRGHVSADSKPWNPEHPEGTYLRARALSDCFRCHDGKTEHQGKPISRKCETCHLPEKISAALF
- the mobB gene encoding molybdopterin-guanine dinucleotide biosynthesis protein B; its protein translation is MAVPIVSFVGRSNSGKTTLIERVIPELVRAGYRVATVKHAGHGFDLDTEGKDSWRHKRAGASSVVVVSRGSLAMFADVPEEMKVEEVRDRFLDSSYDLIIAEGWKSEGYPKIVIIREQVGEVPVSPDGLLAVVSDKPIDLPVPVLDLNDVTGVAALIMKRFPRVAHELEP
- a CDS encoding molybdopterin molybdotransferase MoeA → MKAADATTGLTPLHAAQKIVLDATPTLGLEKISILDSLGRVLGEDIVAERDNPPWDNSAMDGFAVRWEDIKQEHAIGKPVTLTVIEDVPAGKMPSKTVGPGQAIRIMTGAPIPQGADTVLKVEDTEHTPDSVRVFKPETRGSNIRPKGEDVKKGDCIIAKGTQIRPGDAGMLAILAKSFVFVYQRPRVAILSTGDELADLDERFSEEKIINSNSYGIAAAVQEAGGIPFLLGIARDTPDALKEKISHGLNADILVLSGGVSMGDYDFTKAVFRDLGAEMNFWKLAIRPGQPLAFGKIQGKLAFGLPGNPVSSMVTFEQLVRPAMLKMCGHPTFGRPVVHAVFQEKFSKRTDRRHFLRGVLTREDGVFKVRTTGDQGSGILTSMVKANCLIDIPVEVERLNPGDLVTVQLLSGAVWSTQAAPSHSGGHKTSCC
- a CDS encoding Mrp/NBP35 family ATP-binding protein, yielding MPRELNIIQTPTSGGSDACTYMWACAICDENESCQKDKEGHSRWLVAKRMERIEYKVLIMSNKGGVGKSTCTTNIAVSLALKGWHVGICDMDIHGPNIPKMVGAEGQKLKISTSGGIIPFQAYNLKIASMSFLLQNPDDPIIWRDAYKYEFINQLLGGVEWQDLNFLLIDLPPGTGNESVTTIDLLGKVSGAVIITTPQEVALLDSRKSVTFCKDSEVPIIGIVENMSGLECPHCHNHIEVFRKGGGEASANDMGVPFLGRIPLDPEVVMQSDAGEPYAMFNSDTATAECYHEIANKVEAFCKKSGSLLKIAPRQPH